The Rhodopseudomonas palustris genome window below encodes:
- the ligA gene encoding NAD-dependent DNA ligase LigA, with protein MMAKTKTTAPDVATLTKAKAKVEAMRLRLEIERHNSAYYQHDAPKISDAEYDALRRRLEAIEQKFPELVSDSSPTQTVGAAPARGFAKVQHAVPMLSLGNAFADDEVTEFVERVQRFLRLDDVPAIVAEPKIDGLSLSLRYERGELVRAATRGDGFTGEDVTANVRTIADIPTTLKAKTIPAACELRGEVYMLKQDFLALNKRQEEAGDTVFANPRNSAAGSLRQKDVAVTASRPLKFFAYAWGEMSDYPMEEATQFKMLAWLKQAGFVVNPEITLCTSVADALAFYRRIGEQRASLPYDIDGVVYKVDRLDYQERLGFVSRSPRWAIAHKFAAEQATTVLETIDIQVGRTGAMTPVARLQPVTVGGVVVQNATLHNEDYIRGLGNDGSPLRDGVDIREGDTVVVQRAGDVIPQIVSVVLDKRPADAAPYQFPHKCPACGSHAVREEGEAVWRCTGALICPAQAVERLKHFVSRLAFDIDGLGEKQIVLFHERGWVQEPADIFTLQKRNVELKLELLEGYGETSVRNLFAAIDARRTIELHRLIFALGIRHVGEGNAKLLARHYGTLDAFLAAMRSAAEGQTDEGNTSEAYQDLDNIAGIGDVVAAAVVEFFAEPRNVAALGALLAELKEVLPAEQARRDTAVAGKTVVFTGSLTKFTRDEAKAAAERLGAKVAGSVSKKTDYVVAGEDAGSKLTKAKDLGVAVLTEDEWLALTS; from the coding sequence ATGATGGCCAAGACAAAAACCACCGCCCCCGACGTCGCCACCCTCACCAAAGCGAAAGCCAAGGTGGAGGCGATGCGGTTGCGGCTCGAGATCGAGCGGCACAACAGCGCGTACTACCAGCACGACGCGCCGAAAATTTCGGACGCGGAGTACGATGCGCTGCGGCGCAGGCTCGAGGCGATCGAGCAGAAATTTCCCGAGCTGGTCAGCGATTCGTCGCCGACGCAGACCGTCGGGGCCGCGCCGGCCCGCGGTTTCGCCAAGGTGCAGCACGCGGTGCCGATGCTGTCGCTCGGCAATGCGTTCGCCGACGACGAGGTGACTGAATTCGTCGAGCGTGTGCAGCGCTTCCTGCGGCTCGATGACGTGCCGGCGATCGTCGCCGAGCCGAAGATCGACGGGCTGTCGCTGTCGCTGCGCTACGAGCGCGGCGAACTGGTGCGCGCGGCGACGCGCGGTGACGGCTTCACCGGTGAGGACGTCACCGCCAATGTCCGCACCATCGCGGACATTCCGACGACGCTGAAGGCTAAGACAATCCCCGCCGCCTGCGAGCTGCGCGGCGAGGTCTATATGCTCAAGCAGGATTTCCTCGCGCTCAACAAGCGGCAGGAAGAGGCCGGCGACACCGTGTTCGCCAATCCGCGCAATTCCGCCGCCGGCTCGTTGCGGCAGAAGGACGTCGCGGTCACGGCGTCGCGGCCGCTGAAATTCTTCGCCTATGCCTGGGGCGAGATGAGCGACTATCCGATGGAGGAGGCGACGCAGTTCAAGATGCTGGCGTGGCTGAAGCAGGCGGGCTTCGTCGTCAATCCCGAGATCACGCTGTGTACCAGCGTCGCCGATGCGCTCGCGTTCTATCGCCGGATCGGCGAGCAGCGCGCGTCGCTGCCCTACGACATCGACGGCGTGGTCTACAAGGTCGACCGGCTCGACTATCAGGAACGCCTCGGTTTCGTCTCGCGCAGCCCGCGCTGGGCGATCGCGCATAAATTCGCCGCCGAGCAGGCGACGACCGTGCTGGAGACCATCGACATCCAGGTCGGCCGCACCGGCGCGATGACGCCGGTGGCGCGGCTCCAGCCGGTGACGGTCGGCGGCGTCGTGGTGCAGAATGCGACGCTGCACAACGAGGACTACATCCGTGGCCTCGGCAATGACGGCTCGCCGCTGCGCGACGGCGTCGATATCCGCGAGGGCGACACCGTCGTGGTGCAGCGTGCCGGCGACGTGATTCCGCAGATCGTCAGCGTCGTGCTCGACAAGCGGCCGGCCGACGCTGCGCCCTATCAGTTCCCGCACAAATGCCCGGCATGCGGCAGTCACGCCGTGCGCGAGGAGGGCGAGGCGGTGTGGCGCTGCACCGGCGCGCTGATCTGCCCGGCGCAGGCGGTGGAGCGGCTGAAGCATTTCGTCTCGCGGCTGGCCTTCGACATCGACGGGCTCGGCGAAAAGCAGATCGTGCTGTTTCACGAGAGGGGCTGGGTGCAGGAGCCGGCCGACATCTTCACGCTGCAGAAGCGCAACGTCGAGCTGAAGCTCGAATTGCTCGAAGGCTATGGCGAAACCTCGGTGCGCAATCTGTTCGCGGCGATCGACGCGCGGCGCACCATCGAACTGCACCGGCTGATCTTCGCGCTCGGCATCCGCCATGTCGGCGAAGGCAACGCCAAGCTGCTGGCGCGGCACTACGGCACGCTGGATGCCTTCCTTGCGGCGATGCGCTCCGCGGCGGAAGGGCAGACCGATGAGGGCAACACATCGGAGGCGTATCAGGACCTCGACAACATCGCCGGGATCGGCGACGTCGTCGCGGCGGCGGTGGTCGAATTCTTCGCCGAGCCGCGCAACGTCGCGGCGCTGGGTGCGCTGCTCGCGGAGTTGAAAGAGGTGCTGCCGGCCGAGCAGGCGCGGCGCGACACCGCCGTCGCCGGCAAGACCGTGGTGTTCACCGGATCGCTGACGAAATTCACCCGCGACGAGGCCAAGGCGGCGGCGGAGCGGCTCGGCGCCAAGGTCGCCGGCTCGGTGTCGAAGAAGACCGACTACGTCGTCGCCGGCGAGGACGCCGGCTCGAAGCTGACCAAGGCAAAAGACCTCGGCGTCGCGGTGCTGACCGAGGACGAGTGGCTGGCGCTGACCTCTTGA
- a CDS encoding GIY-YIG nuclease family protein has protein sequence MAYYVYLLASRKDGPLYLGVTNDLVRRVYEHRTKAVPGFTSKYNIARLVWFEIHDDPISAITREKEIKKWRRAWKVALIARDNPGWEDLFDTIVQ, from the coding sequence ATGGCCTATTATGTCTATCTCCTCGCCAGTCGGAAAGACGGTCCGCTGTATCTCGGCGTGACCAACGACCTCGTCCGTCGGGTGTACGAGCATCGGACCAAAGCCGTGCCGGGTTTCACGTCGAAATACAACATCGCCAGACTGGTGTGGTTCGAAATCCACGACGACCCGATCTCCGCGATCACGCGGGAGAAGGAGATCAAGAAATGGCGGCGGGCGTGGAAGGTGGCGTTGATCGCGCGCGACAATCCGGGGTGGGAGGATTTGTTCGACACCATCGTTCAATGA
- the recN gene encoding DNA repair protein RecN gives MLSRLSIRDIVLIERLDIEFSRGLAVLTGETGAGKSILLDAFALALGGRGDAALVRHGAEHGQVTATFDLANGHPAFAILSANGLDDRDVENSGELILRRVQLADGRTRAFINDQSVSVQTLKSVGATLVEIHGQHDERALVDAATHRRLLDAFAGLEKDVTALETLWEGRRSARAALDAHRAGMERAAREADYLRHASDELKKLAPQDGEETSLAERRTGMMQGEKIASDLREAQEAVGGHHSPVAALAAAVRRLERRAGSAPQLVEPAVRAIDAAINALEEADQHLNAALAAADFDPLELERIEERLFALRAAARKYSTPVDGLAALAAQYAADVALIDAGADRLVALEKAAGEADGRYSAAAAKLSASRSKAADKLNKAVNGELAPLKLERAKFMTQVEADAAAPGPQGIDRVEFWVQTNPGTRPGPMMKVASGGELSRFLLALKVVLSDKGSAPTLVFDEIDTGVGGAVADAIGGRLARLATKVQVMAVTHAPQVAARADQHLLISKAALDKGKRVATRVSALEQDHRREEIARMLAGAEITAEARAAADRLIKAAG, from the coding sequence ATGCTTTCGCGCCTGTCGATCCGCGATATCGTGTTGATCGAGCGGCTCGATATCGAGTTCTCCCGAGGCCTCGCCGTGCTTACCGGCGAGACCGGGGCGGGCAAATCGATCCTGCTCGATGCCTTTGCGCTGGCGCTGGGCGGCCGCGGCGATGCCGCGCTGGTCCGCCACGGCGCCGAGCACGGCCAGGTGACCGCGACCTTCGACCTGGCCAACGGCCATCCCGCCTTCGCGATCCTCTCCGCCAACGGCCTCGACGACCGCGATGTCGAGAATTCCGGCGAACTGATTCTGCGCCGGGTTCAACTCGCCGACGGCCGCACCCGCGCTTTCATCAACGACCAGTCGGTCAGCGTGCAGACCCTGAAATCGGTCGGCGCGACGCTGGTCGAGATCCACGGCCAGCACGACGAGCGCGCGCTGGTCGACGCCGCCACCCATCGCCGGCTGCTCGACGCCTTCGCCGGGCTGGAGAAGGACGTTACCGCGCTGGAGACGCTGTGGGAGGGCCGGCGTAGCGCCCGCGCCGCGCTCGACGCCCACCGCGCCGGCATGGAGCGCGCCGCGCGCGAGGCCGACTATCTGCGCCACGCTTCCGACGAATTGAAGAAGCTGGCGCCGCAGGACGGCGAAGAGACGTCGCTGGCCGAGCGCCGCACCGGGATGATGCAGGGCGAGAAGATCGCCTCCGATCTGCGTGAGGCGCAGGAGGCGGTCGGCGGCCATCATTCGCCGGTGGCCGCGCTCGCCGCCGCGGTGCGCCGGCTGGAGCGCCGCGCCGGAAGCGCGCCGCAGCTCGTCGAGCCGGCGGTGCGGGCGATCGACGCCGCCATCAACGCGCTGGAGGAAGCCGACCAGCATCTCAATGCCGCGCTCGCCGCCGCCGATTTCGACCCGCTCGAACTGGAGCGGATCGAGGAGCGGCTGTTTGCCTTACGCGCGGCTGCGCGGAAGTATTCGACGCCGGTCGACGGGCTCGCAGCGCTCGCCGCGCAATACGCCGCCGACGTGGCGCTGATCGACGCCGGCGCCGATCGGCTGGTGGCCCTGGAGAAGGCCGCCGGCGAGGCCGATGGCCGTTACAGCGCCGCCGCGGCGAAGCTCTCCGCATCGCGTAGCAAGGCCGCCGACAAGCTCAACAAGGCGGTCAACGGCGAACTCGCGCCGCTGAAGCTGGAGCGCGCCAAATTCATGACCCAGGTCGAGGCCGACGCCGCGGCGCCGGGACCGCAGGGCATCGACCGCGTCGAATTCTGGGTGCAGACCAACCCCGGCACGCGGCCCGGGCCGATGATGAAGGTCGCCTCCGGCGGCGAGCTGTCGCGGTTCCTGCTGGCGCTGAAAGTGGTGCTGTCGGACAAGGGCTCGGCGCCGACGCTGGTGTTCGACGAGATCGACACCGGGGTCGGCGGCGCGGTCGCCGACGCGATCGGCGGACGCCTGGCGCGGCTCGCCACCAAGGTGCAGGTGATGGCCGTGACCCACGCCCCGCAGGTCGCCGCCCGCGCCGACCAGCATCTCTTGATCTCCAAAGCCGCCCTCGACAAAGGCAAACGCGTCGCCACCCGCGTCAGCGCCCTGGAACAGGACCACCGCCGCGAAGAAATCGCCAGGATGCTCGCCGGCGCGGAGATCACCGCCGAGGCACGCGCGGCGGCGGATCGGCTGATCAAGGCGGCGGGGTGA
- a CDS encoding outer membrane protein assembly factor BamD — protein sequence MSAQRLGLRNRLVLRGSDRFWRSLPLVASLLMLALPLGGCGTGAIWDKFLAKDEDKFNDEPADKLYNEGLYLMNKEKDPKAASKKFEEVDRQHPYSDWARKSLLMSAYSFYQAGDYDSCIGAATRYVTLHPGSPDAAYAQYLIAASHYDQIPDISRDQGRTEKAIAALEEVIRKYPTSEYANQAKQKLEGARDQLAGKEMDVGRYYMEKRDYAAAINRFKTVVTRYQTTRHVEEALARLTEAYMAIGIVGEAQTAAAVLGHNFPDSRWYKDAYNLVKSGGLEPTENKGSWISKSFKKLGLG from the coding sequence ATGTCGGCACAGCGGCTCGGACTGCGAAACAGGCTGGTCTTGCGCGGAAGCGATCGGTTTTGGCGCAGCCTTCCCTTGGTCGCCAGCCTGTTGATGCTCGCGCTGCCGCTCGGCGGCTGCGGCACCGGCGCGATCTGGGACAAGTTCCTGGCCAAGGACGAAGACAAGTTCAACGACGAGCCGGCGGACAAGCTCTACAATGAGGGCTTGTACCTGATGAACAAGGAGAAGGACCCGAAGGCGGCGTCGAAGAAGTTCGAGGAAGTCGACCGCCAGCATCCTTATTCCGACTGGGCGCGCAAATCGCTGCTGATGTCGGCCTATTCGTTCTATCAGGCCGGCGATTACGATAGCTGCATCGGCGCCGCCACGCGCTATGTCACGCTGCACCCGGGCAGCCCGGACGCGGCCTATGCGCAGTATCTGATCGCGGCGTCGCATTACGACCAGATCCCCGACATCTCCCGCGACCAGGGCCGCACCGAGAAGGCGATCGCGGCGCTGGAGGAGGTCATCCGCAAATATCCGACCTCCGAATACGCCAACCAGGCCAAGCAGAAGCTGGAAGGCGCCCGCGACCAGCTCGCCGGCAAGGAGATGGACGTCGGCCGCTATTACATGGAGAAGCGCGATTACGCCGCGGCGATCAACCGCTTCAAGACCGTGGTGACGCGCTATCAGACCACCCGCCATGTCGAGGAAGCGCTGGCGCGCCTGACCGAGGCCTATATGGCGATCGGCATCGTCGGCGAGGCGCAGACCGCCGCCGCCGTGCTTGGCCACAACTTTCCTGACAGCCGCTGGTACAAAGACGCTTATAATCTTGTAAAGTCCGGCGGACTCGAACCGACCGAGAACAAGGGCTCCTGGATCAGCAAGTCCTTCAAGAAGCTCGGTCTCGGATAG
- the lpxC gene encoding UDP-3-O-acyl-N-acetylglucosamine deacetylase — MKFSRQTTLRSQATVTGVGVHSGRPASLTIGPASIDAGYIFVRTGLDGGDREIQANAKSVVATELATVLGDSDGPLVSTAEHVLAALRGMGIDNATIEVDGPEVPIMDGSAAPFVAAIDQAGVREQSAPRRFIQVLKPVRVSHGESFGELRPYTGGFRVEVEIDFANPVIGQQNYTLGVEPEAFRREIARARTFGCMSDVARLWEMGYALGASFENSVVFDDERLLNAEGLRYADECARHKLLDAIGDLALAGLPILGAYRSMRGGHKLNHSVLTALLADRTNFRVIEAEPARRAVRGHAEAVTRLAGGMVAPAFGPDMS; from the coding sequence ATGAAATTCAGCCGGCAGACAACGCTGCGATCGCAAGCCACGGTCACAGGCGTAGGTGTCCATTCCGGTCGTCCGGCCAGCCTCACCATTGGGCCCGCATCCATCGACGCGGGTTATATTTTTGTCCGCACCGGTCTCGACGGCGGCGATCGCGAAATCCAGGCCAACGCCAAATCGGTGGTCGCCACCGAACTGGCGACGGTACTGGGCGACAGCGACGGCCCGCTGGTTTCGACCGCCGAGCACGTTCTCGCCGCGCTGCGCGGCATGGGCATCGACAATGCCACGATCGAAGTCGACGGCCCCGAAGTTCCGATCATGGACGGCAGCGCCGCCCCGTTCGTCGCCGCGATCGACCAGGCCGGCGTCCGCGAGCAGTCGGCGCCGCGCCGCTTCATCCAGGTTCTCAAGCCGGTCCGCGTCTCGCATGGCGAGTCGTTCGGCGAACTTCGCCCCTATACCGGCGGTTTCCGCGTCGAGGTCGAGATCGACTTCGCCAATCCGGTGATCGGCCAGCAGAATTATACGCTCGGCGTCGAACCCGAAGCCTTTCGCCGTGAAATCGCCCGCGCCCGCACCTTCGGCTGCATGAGCGACGTCGCCCGGCTGTGGGAAATGGGTTATGCGCTCGGCGCGTCGTTCGAGAATTCGGTGGTGTTCGACGACGAGCGGCTGCTCAATGCCGAAGGCCTGCGCTACGCCGATGAATGCGCCCGCCACAAGCTGCTCGACGCGATCGGCGATCTGGCGCTGGCCGGCCTGCCGATCCTGGGCGCCTATCGCTCGATGCGGGGCGGCCACAAGCTCAACCATTCGGTGCTGACCGCGCTGCTGGCCGATCGCACCAATTTCCGCGTGATCGAAGCCGAGCCGGCGCGCCGCGCGGTCCGGGGACACGCCGAAGCCGTCACCCGCCTGGCCGGCGGCATGGTGGCCCCGGCGTTCGGCCCGGATATGTCCTGA
- the ftsZ gene encoding cell division protein FtsZ: MTINLNVPDIRELRPRITVFGVGGAGGNAVNNMITAGLDGVDFVVANTDAQALTMSKAQRLIQMGTQVTQGLGAGSQPDVGSAAAQEVIDEIRDHLTGANMVFVTAGMGGGTGTGAAPVIAKAAREMGILTVGVVTKPFHFEGARRMRTAETGIADLHKVVDTLLIIPNQNLFRVANEKTTFADAFAMADQVLYSGVACITDLMVKEGLINLDFADVRAVMREMGKAMMGTGEASGEKRALTAAEAAIANPLIDDSSMKGARGLLISITGGKDLTLFEVDEAATRIREEVDQDANIIVGATFDESLDGIIRVSVVATGIEQAQLSRNAAAAGAASNAAPADSRLAELTAKLRADNLRIAEAAAARAAQAAAAPAPSAAAPVARAANVERAALAAIAAAVSNEQMPAQEVAQAPVQSASYGDVTVRPIPQKPSLFPDVEPARAVNEEPETPDAFIPQQPDRAALRAPRMPRFDELPVPAQNEIRQAARSEFDDEPQKTRLSLLQRLANGLSRREDESEPAAPVRSAAAPAMPQMPSLPERRPQRSIADQMAAHDPVSEYAKRPAPQGLDVHGRPAPVAQPPQGDDHLDIPAFLRRQAN; the protein is encoded by the coding sequence ATGACCATCAATCTCAACGTTCCTGACATTCGCGAGCTGCGGCCCCGGATCACCGTGTTCGGCGTCGGCGGCGCCGGCGGCAACGCGGTCAACAACATGATCACCGCCGGGCTCGACGGCGTCGATTTCGTCGTCGCCAACACCGACGCGCAGGCGCTGACGATGTCGAAAGCGCAGCGGCTGATTCAGATGGGCACCCAGGTGACGCAGGGCCTCGGCGCCGGCTCGCAGCCCGACGTCGGCTCCGCTGCAGCGCAGGAAGTCATTGACGAGATTCGCGATCATCTCACCGGCGCCAACATGGTGTTCGTCACCGCCGGCATGGGCGGCGGCACCGGCACCGGCGCGGCCCCGGTGATCGCCAAGGCGGCCCGCGAGATGGGCATCCTCACCGTCGGCGTCGTCACCAAGCCTTTCCACTTCGAAGGCGCGCGCCGGATGCGGACCGCCGAGACCGGCATCGCCGATCTGCACAAGGTGGTCGACACCCTTCTGATCATCCCGAACCAGAATCTGTTCCGCGTCGCCAACGAGAAGACCACCTTCGCCGACGCCTTCGCGATGGCCGACCAGGTGCTGTATTCGGGCGTCGCCTGCATCACCGACCTGATGGTCAAGGAAGGGCTGATCAACCTCGACTTCGCCGACGTCCGCGCCGTGATGCGCGAGATGGGCAAGGCGATGATGGGCACCGGCGAAGCCTCCGGCGAGAAGCGCGCGCTGACCGCCGCCGAAGCCGCGATCGCCAACCCGCTGATCGACGATTCCTCGATGAAGGGCGCCCGCGGCCTCCTGATCTCGATCACCGGCGGCAAGGATTTGACGCTGTTCGAAGTCGACGAAGCCGCGACTCGTATTCGCGAAGAAGTCGACCAGGACGCCAACATCATCGTCGGCGCCACCTTCGACGAGAGCCTCGACGGCATCATCCGGGTCTCGGTCGTGGCGACCGGCATCGAGCAGGCGCAGTTGTCGCGGAACGCAGCCGCGGCCGGCGCGGCTTCCAATGCTGCGCCGGCTGACAGCCGTCTGGCTGAACTGACTGCCAAGCTGCGCGCCGACAATCTGCGCATCGCCGAAGCCGCCGCCGCCCGCGCGGCGCAGGCTGCTGCTGCGCCGGCTCCGTCCGCCGCCGCGCCGGTGGCGCGCGCCGCCAATGTCGAGCGCGCCGCGCTCGCCGCGATCGCCGCCGCCGTCAGCAACGAGCAGATGCCGGCTCAGGAGGTCGCTCAGGCGCCGGTCCAGTCCGCGTCCTATGGCGACGTCACGGTCCGTCCGATCCCGCAGAAGCCGTCGCTGTTCCCCGACGTCGAGCCGGCCCGCGCGGTGAACGAGGAGCCGGAAACCCCGGACGCCTTCATCCCGCAGCAACCCGACCGCGCCGCCTTGCGCGCGCCGCGGATGCCGCGGTTCGACGAACTGCCGGTTCCCGCCCAGAACGAGATCCGTCAGGCCGCCCGCAGCGAGTTCGACGACGAGCCGCAGAAGACCCGGCTGTCGCTGCTGCAGCGTCTTGCCAATGGCCTCAGCCGTCGCGAAGATGAATCCGAGCCGGCCGCTCCGGTCCGGAGCGCTGCCGCGCCCGCCATGCCGCAGATGCCGTCGCTGCCGGAGCGCCGTCCGCAGCGCAGCATCGCCGACCAGATGGCGGCCCATGATCCGGTCTCGGAATACGCCAAGCGTCCGGCGCCGCAGGGTCTCGACGTCCATGGTCGTCCGGCGCCTGTTGCCCAACCGCCACAGGGCGACGACCATCTCGATATCCCCGCCTTCCTGCGGCGGCAGGCGAACTGA
- the ftsA gene encoding cell division protein FtsA yields the protein MTGFDRTQTPKTRPMPPHRTAMVASLDIGTSKIACMIARLKPCPPKDALRGRSHAVELVGFSQIQSRGVKAGAVVDMVECEKSIRHAVALAERMAKVRVESVLLSVSAGRLQGQLIEAAADIRGGAVTPDDVARVTSTGMHHATAPGRAVLHALPVGYTLDGVKGIRDPRGMVARQFGVDMNVVTADATVAKNLMLAVERCHLEVEAMAASPYVAGLSVLTDDEADIGAALIEMGAGTTTMAIYSAGRFVHAAGFALGGHHITMDLARGLGACIADAERIKTLYGTVLTGGSDARELMSIPAAGDNERDTPQVISRATIANIIRHRAEEIFEMVRDRLADSPFAAEPRARVVLSGGASQLTGIPELATRILGRPVRVGRPLGFGRLPTEAKSASFAVPTGLLVYPQYAHLEHIEPRHSRQVRTADHAGYFGKVGRWLREGF from the coding sequence GTGACCGGCTTCGATCGCACCCAGACGCCGAAGACCCGTCCGATGCCGCCGCATCGGACCGCGATGGTGGCGTCGCTCGACATCGGCACCAGCAAGATCGCCTGCATGATCGCGCGGCTCAAGCCGTGCCCGCCGAAGGACGCGCTGCGCGGCCGCAGCCACGCCGTCGAACTGGTCGGCTTCAGCCAGATCCAGTCGCGCGGCGTCAAGGCCGGCGCCGTGGTCGACATGGTCGAATGCGAGAAGTCGATCCGCCACGCCGTCGCGCTCGCCGAGCGGATGGCCAAGGTGCGGGTCGAGTCGGTGCTGCTGTCGGTGTCGGCCGGCCGGCTGCAGGGCCAACTGATCGAAGCCGCCGCCGATATCAGGGGCGGCGCGGTCACGCCCGACGACGTCGCCCGCGTCACGTCCACCGGCATGCACCACGCCACCGCGCCCGGCCGCGCCGTGCTGCACGCGCTGCCGGTCGGCTACACGCTCGACGGCGTCAAGGGCATCCGCGATCCGCGCGGCATGGTCGCGCGTCAGTTCGGCGTCGACATGAACGTGGTCACCGCCGACGCCACCGTCGCCAAGAACCTGATGCTCGCGGTCGAGCGCTGCCATCTCGAGGTCGAGGCGATGGCGGCGAGTCCTTATGTCGCAGGCCTGTCGGTGCTGACCGACGACGAAGCCGATATCGGCGCCGCGCTGATCGAGATGGGGGCGGGGACGACGACGATGGCGATCTACTCGGCCGGCCGTTTCGTCCACGCCGCCGGATTTGCGCTCGGCGGGCACCACATCACGATGGATCTCGCGCGTGGATTAGGCGCGTGCATTGCGGATGCCGAGCGAATCAAGACGTTATATGGCACGGTGCTAACTGGCGGTTCTGATGCGCGCGAGCTGATGTCGATCCCTGCCGCCGGGGACAATGAGCGGGATACTCCGCAAGTGATCTCCCGCGCGACGATCGCGAACATCATCCGGCATCGCGCCGAGGAGATTTTTGAGATGGTCAGGGACCGGCTGGCGGATTCGCCGTTTGCTGCCGAGCCGCGCGCGCGCGTGGTGCTGAGCGGCGGCGCGTCGCAGCTCACCGGCATTCCCGAACTCGCCACGCGCATTCTCGGCCGCCCGGTGCGGGTCGGCCGTCCGCTCGGCTTCGGCCGGCTTCCCACCGAGGCCAAGAGCGCATCCTTCGCCGTTCCCACCGGGCTGCTGGTGTATCCGCAATACGCCCACCTCGAACACATCGAGCCCAGGCATTCCCGACAGGTCCGGACCGCCGATCACGCCGGTTACTTCGGCAAGGTCGGCCGCTGGCTGCGCGAGGGCTTCTGA
- a CDS encoding cell division protein FtsQ/DivIB has product MHGGGRLEKSSRLSGIQSDLKAVAVAAVALLRHRMARRKRPQPQPLPTRRLARPEPERGIIAVLEKYTPRRIGVVATALILLGSAGLGIVKGGHVDEFVHGLDDARNAVANIAGFRIEQVAISGRKQLTQDEILAIGGVTGRSSLLFLDAAAVRDKLKANPWIADATVLKFYPSELQIDIVERTAFARWQLDGRTSVIAEDGAVLEPYVARRFLSLPLVVGKGAGERAKDFLALLARYPQVQSQTRAVALVGERRWNVWLSSGLVIRLPEQDVGNSLAMLTKLDQDDKLFSRDITAIDMRLPDRLTVRLSDNAAKAREEQFSKDKKSKKKAGDA; this is encoded by the coding sequence ATGCATGGTGGAGGGCGCCTCGAAAAGTCGTCGCGACTGTCGGGGATTCAGTCTGATCTGAAAGCGGTCGCCGTCGCGGCCGTCGCGCTGCTGCGCCATCGGATGGCCCGCCGAAAAAGGCCGCAGCCGCAGCCGCTCCCGACCAGGCGGCTGGCCCGGCCCGAACCCGAGCGCGGCATTATCGCCGTGCTGGAGAAGTACACGCCGCGCCGGATCGGCGTCGTCGCCACCGCGCTGATCCTGCTCGGCAGCGCCGGCCTCGGCATCGTCAAGGGCGGGCATGTCGATGAATTCGTTCATGGGTTGGACGACGCCCGGAATGCGGTCGCCAATATCGCCGGCTTCCGCATCGAACAGGTCGCGATCAGCGGCCGTAAGCAATTGACGCAGGACGAAATTCTGGCGATCGGCGGCGTCACCGGACGCTCCTCGCTGCTGTTCCTCGACGCCGCGGCGGTGCGTGACAAACTCAAGGCAAACCCGTGGATCGCCGACGCCACGGTTCTGAAGTTCTATCCGAGCGAATTGCAGATCGACATCGTCGAGCGAACCGCCTTCGCGCGCTGGCAACTCGACGGCCGCACCTCGGTGATCGCCGAGGACGGCGCCGTGTTGGAGCCGTATGTGGCGCGCCGCTTCCTGTCGCTGCCGCTGGTGGTCGGGAAGGGTGCCGGCGAACGCGCCAAGGATTTCCTCGCGCTGCTGGCGCGCTATCCGCAGGTGCAGTCGCAGACCCGCGCGGTCGCGCTGGTCGGCGAGCGGCGCTGGAATGTCTGGCTGAGCAGCGGCCTGGTGATCCGGCTGCCGGAGCAGGACGTCGGCAATTCGCTGGCGATGCTGACCAAGCTCGATCAGGACGACAAATTGTTCTCGCGCGACATCACCGCGATCGACATGCGGCTGCCCGATCGCCTGACCGTGCGGCTGTCGGACAACGCCGCGAAGGCGCGCGAGGAGCAGTTCAGCAAGGACAAGAAGTCGAAGAAGAAGGCGGGTGACGCGTGA